In Eubalaena glacialis isolate mEubGla1 chromosome 4, mEubGla1.1.hap2.+ XY, whole genome shotgun sequence, one DNA window encodes the following:
- the ARRDC2 gene encoding arrestin domain-containing protein 2 isoform X1 translates to MLFDKVKAFVVQLDGANAGAEPVFSGGQAVAGRVLLELAGPARVGALKLRARGRAHVHWTESRSAGSSTAYTQSYSERVEVVSHRATLLAPDTGEMTTLPPGRHEFPFSFQLPPTLVTSFEGKHGSVRYCIKATLHRPWVPARRARKVFTVIEPVDINTPALLAPQAGAREKIARSWYSNRGLVSLSAKIDRKGYTPGEVIPVFAEIDNGSTRPVLPRAAVVQTQTFMARGARKQKRAVVASLSGEPVGPGRRALWQGRALRIPPVGPSILHCRVLHVDYTLKVCVDIPGSSKLLLELPLVIGTIPLHPFGSRSSSVGSHASFLLDWGLGVLPERPEAPPEYSDVVADEEVAAMEQSPFRLLQDPDVGVEGPFFAYIQEFRYRPPPLYSEEDPNPPSEAMRPRCMTC, encoded by the exons ATGCTGTTCGATAAGGTGAAGGCGTTCGTGGTGCAACTGGATGGTGCGAACGCGGGCGCCGAGCCCGTGTTCAGCGGCGGCCAGGCGGTGGCCGGCCGGGTGCTGCTGGAGCTGGCGGGCCCGGCGCGCGTGGGCGCCCTGAAGCTGCGCGCGCGGGGTCGCGCCCACGTACACTGGACCGAGTCGCGCAGCGCGGGCTCGAGCACCGCGTACACGCAGAGCTACAGCGAGCGCGTAGAGGTTGTGAGCCACCGTGCCACACTACTCGCGCCAG ACACCGGAGAGATGACAACGCTGCCTCCTGGACGCCATGAGTTCCCATTCAGCTTCCAGCTGCCACC gacGCTAGTGACTTCATTTGAAGGCAAACATGGCAGTGTCCGATACTGCATCAAAGCCACCCTGCACCGGCCCTGGGTCCCTGCCCGCCGGGCAAGGAAGGTGTTTACTGTTATCGAGCCTGTGGACATCAACACACCGGCTCTGCTG gcCCCTCAAGCAGGAGCTCGGGAGAAGATCGCCCGATCCTGGTACAGTAACCGTGGCCTTGTCTCCCTCTCAGCCAAGATCGACCGCAAGGGCTATACACCAG GTGAGGTGATCCCCGTCTTCGCCGAGATCGACAACGGCTCCACGCGCCCAGTGCTGCCACGGGCGGCCGTGGTCCAGACACAGACCTTCATGGCGCGAGGTGCCCGCAAACAGAAACGAGCAGTGGTGGCTAGTCTCTCAGGGGAGCCTGTGGGCCCCGGGCGGCGGGCACTGTGGCAGGGCCGGGCGCTGCGGATCCCTCCTGTGGGTCCTTCTATTCTGCACTGCCGCGTGCTACATGTGGACTACACCCTCAAG GTCTGCGTGGACATCCCGGGCTCATCCAAGCTGCTCTTGGAGCTGCCGCTGGTCATCGGCACCATCCCTCTGCATCCTTTCGGCAGCCGCTCGTCCAGCGTGGGCAGCCATGCCAGCTTCCTGCTGGACTGGGGACTGGGGGTCCTGCCAGAGCGACCTGAAG CACCTCCCGAGTACTCAGATGTGGTGGCCGACGAGGAGGTGGCAGCCATGGAGCAGAGCCCCTTCCGACTACTGCAGGACCCTGACGTGGGTGTTGAAGGCCCCTTCTTTGCCTACATCCAGGAGTTCCGCTACCGCCCGCCACCCCTGTACTCCGAG GAGGATCCAAACCCACCCTCAGAGGCCATGAGGCCCCGCTGCATGACCTGCTGA